A genomic region of Rhipicephalus sanguineus isolate Rsan-2018 chromosome 1, BIME_Rsan_1.4, whole genome shotgun sequence contains the following coding sequences:
- the LOC119395109 gene encoding carotenoid isomerooxygenase: MDVNNETTQARNWDLRKFYQRSCVPEVSEPINGVVDGELPHWLRGTLLRNGPGLSAIGPDRYNHVFDGLGLLRQFSIENGQVFYRNRFLRSQSYIRNHRANRIVVSEFGTLGHPDPCASLFDRLTSYFTVDISDNALVNVLPIGDEVYAMTESPYMFRVDPVTLETVEKKKLTDLVAVHTATAHPHLDPDDGSTYNIGTKMGLHPGFVLIHYPSSGVNGVRAVGKIPFSSRTSVPYVHSFALTENWVVVLEQPLAMHLPTMLRCKLLGDKAYLDALKFDPTKGVRFHVMNKKTGELHPAVFEAATFFIFHHINAFEQGEDIIVDACCFDNDNLVRSLVFTETNPGKFEMAHLRRFTLPLNRGGSEGTTVMPQNLAKGDLYGELPRVNQNYNGKPYRFAYCTSHVPGQEHRMFLSKIDVTTGEWQRWEGQGWYPSEPVFVPRPGGVEEDDGVVLSSLLQEDNEKRLALVVLEARSFQQLAMVEFDCPSSVPGDFHGWFFQDQEKKE, from the coding sequence ATGGATGTTAACAATGAGACCACGCAAGCGCGGAATTGGGACTTGAGAAAGTTTTACCAGCGCTCCTGCGTTCCCGAAGTCTCGGAACCAATTAATGGTGTCGTGGACGGAGAGCTACCACACTGGCTCCGAGGAACACTTCTGCGAAATGGTCCAGGTCTTTCCGCGATTGGTCCCGACCGCTACAACCACGTATTTGACGGCCTCGGTTTGTTGAGGCAATTCAGCATTGAGAACGGTCAAGTATTCTACAGAAACCGGTTCCTGAGGAGCCAATCGTACATCCGCAACCACAGGGCCAACCGCATCGTTGTCTCGGAGTTCGGAACTTTGGGTCACCCCGATCCTTGTGCTAGCTTGTTCGACCGCCTGACCTCTTATTTCACTGTGGACATATCGGATAATGCCCTCGTGAATGTGTTGCCCATAGGTGATGAAGTATACGCCATGACGGAGTCACCGTACATGTTCCGAGTGGATCCCGTTACTCTGGAGACTGTCGAGAAGAAGAAATTGACGGACTTGGTAGCCGTACATACCGCCACGGCACATCCACACCTGGACCCGGATGATGGCTCTACATACAACATTGGGACAAAGATGGGACTTCATCCAGGGTTTGTCCTCATTCACTACCCTTCGAGTGGCGTGAACGGCGTCAGAGCCGTGGGCAAGATACCATTCAGCTCCCGCACGTCGGTTCCCTACGTGCACAGCTTTGCCCTGACGGAGAATTGGGTGGTCGTATTAGAACAGCCTCTCGCCATGCACTTGCCGACTATGCTTCGGTGTAAGTTACTAGGCGACAAGGCGTACCTGGATGCCCTGAAATTCGATCCGACAAAAGGCGTCCGCTTTCACGTGATGAACAAGAAAACCGGAGAACTGCACCCAGCCGTGTTCGAGGCCGCAACCTTTTTCATATTCCACCACATAAACGCCTTTGAGCAAGGCGAGGACATCATCGTGGATGCCTGCTGCTTCGACAACGACAACCTCGTGAGGAGTCTAGTCTTCACGGAAACAAATCCTGGGAAATTCGAGATGGCTCACCTTCGCCGCTTCACGCTGCCGCTGAATCGAGGCGGGAGCGAGGGAACCACCGTCATGCCGCAGAACCTGGCGAAGGGAGACCTGTACGGCGAGCTTCCTCGCGTCAACCAGAACTATAATGGGAAGCCATACCGGTTCGCCTACTGCACCAGCCATGTTCCGGGCCAGGAGCACAGGATGTTTCTGTCCAAGATTGACGTCACCACTGGCGAGTGGCAACGCTGGGAGGGACAGGGCTGGTACCCGTCCGAGCCTGTCTTCGTCCCTCGTCCCGGTGGCGTCGAGGAAGACGACGGGGTCGTCCTCAGTTCCCTGCTTCAAGAGGACAACGAAAAGAGACTGGCACTCGTTGTGCTGGAAGCACGAAGCTTCCAGCAGTTGGCTATGGTTGAATTCGATTGTCCCTCCTCGGTTCCCGGTGATTTCCACGGCTGGTTTTTCCAGGACCAAGAGAAGAAAGAGTAG